A genomic stretch from Pochonia chlamydosporia 170 chromosome 4, whole genome shotgun sequence includes:
- a CDS encoding X-Pro dipeptidyl-peptidase (similar to Coccidioides immitis RS XP_001246087.1), which translates to MDMDSVWVSLPKPSSDGSESMADRIRRVQADLGEINTFYNISISPTRRNRLDKFYNDELASLGQTDFDALNQQDRVDYILLRNFLRQHKAQLTSERDADKDMAPLLPFAAVIVSLCEHRERVKPIQPEHIASKLDHVNNLVAKVHEDADNGKIKVSKTTAYKASKVVRELRRHLAEMFRFYSSYDAQFDWWVTTPWKIADAALEKYLQLIQSKLAGMRPDGNGDIIGQPIGRDALLHELEAEVIAYTPEELVQIANEQFKWCEQQMRVASTELGFGDDWKKALEYVKTKFVPPSEQPQLVMQLARQGADFVRSNNLVTVPPLAEETYRTIMMPAEQQKVSPFFLGGPMIQIAYPTRDMPYDLKQMVMRGNNKHFSKATVFHELIPGHRLQIYQAERHRSHRQMFQTPFFIEGWAMYWEFVFWQRGDFFVSPEDRIGTMFWRMHRCARIILSLNFHLGKMQPQECIDILVNWVGHERSTAEGEVRRWLNGDYGPLYQIAYMIGALQLVELRKEVLRSKRMTEKEFHDRILTYGAIPNELVRALALDLDLKPDYKAKWRFYKG; encoded by the coding sequence atggacatggactcaGTCTGGGTATCCCTCCCAAAACCAAGCAGCGACGGATCAGAATCAATGGCAGACAGAATTCGCAGAGTGCAAGCAGATCTCGGTGAAATCAACACCTTTTACAACATTTCCATATCACCCACACGACGGAACCGCCTGGACAAATTCTACAACGACGAGCTGGCGTCTCTAGGTCAAACCGACTTTGACGCCTTGAACCAACAGGACAGAGTGGACTACATTCTTTTACGCAACTTTTTGCGCCAACACAAGGCACAGCTCACATCTGAACGAGATGCAGACAAGGACATGGCGCCGTTGTTGCCATTCGCAGCCGTCATTGTGTCCCTATGCGAGCACCGGGAACGTGTGAAGCCAATTCAGCCGGAGCACATTGCCAGCAAACTCGACCATGTAAACAACTTGGTTGCCAAGGTACACGAGGACGCTGACAATGGAAAGATTAAAGTCAGTAAAACGACTGCGTACAAAGCGTCCAAGGTCGTCCGTGAGCTTCGCAGGCATCTCGCCGAGATGTTTCGGTTTTACTCATCCTACGACGCGCAATTCGACTGGTGGGTTACCACGCCGTGGAAAATAGCTGATGCTGCTCTGGAAAAGTATCTCCAGCTTATCCAGAGCAAGTTGGCGGGTATGCGTCCCGACGGCAACGGCGACATCATCGGGCAGCCCATCGGACGTGACGCCCTCCTCCACGAACTGGAGGCAGAAGTCATCGCCTACACACCCGAAGAATTGGTACAAATCGCCAACGAGCAGTTCAAATGGTGCGAGCAGCAGATGAGAGTAGCGTCCACGGAGCTCGGATTCGGCGACGATTGGAAAAAGGCCCTGGAATatgtcaagaccaagttCGTGCCGCCTAGCGAACAGCCTCAACTTGTCATGCAGCTCGCTCGCCAAGGAGCAGACTTTGTTCGCTCCAATAATTTAGTCACTGTTCCTCCCTTGGCTGAAGAAACTTACCGCACCATCATGATGCCAGCTGAGCAGCAAAAGGTATCgcctttcttccttggcgGGCCGATGATTCAAATAGCCTATCCGACGAGAGACATGCCCTACGACCTCAAGCAAATGGTTATGCGCGGAAACAACAAACACTTCTCCAAGGCTACTGTGTTCCATGAGCTCATCCCCGGCCACCGCCTGCAGATATACCAAGCGGAGCGTCATCGCAGCCATCGCCAGATGTTCCAGACGCCCTTTTTCATAGAAGGCTGGGCCATGTACTGGGAATTTGTGTTCTGGCAACGCGGCGACTTCTTCGTCTCGCCTGAGGACCGAATAGGAACCATGTTCTGGCGCATGCACCGCTGTGCTCGCATCATCTTATCGCTAAACTTCCACCTGGGTAAGATGCAGCCCCAGGAGTGTATTGACATCCTTGTGAATTGGGTTGGGCATGAGCGGTCCACGGCTGAGGGTGAAGTGAGGCGCTGGCTGAATGGGGACTATGGTCCCTTGTACCAAATTGCGTATATGATTGGGGCGCTGCAGCTGGTTGAGTTGAGAAAGGAGGTGCTTCGGTCGAAAAGGATGACGGAGAAGGAGTTCCATGATAGGATTCTTACGTATGGGGCTATTCCGAATGAACTCGTGAGGGCTTTGGCgctggatttggatttgaAGCCGGATTATAAGGCTAAGTGGAGGTTTTACAAGGGGTGA
- a CDS encoding major facilitator superfamily transporter protein (similar to Togninia minima UCRPA7 XP_007916417.1), producing the protein MDEESNSATASTVGRNPHSDSEQKEVETQPQPKPVANPNDEFPDGGLQAWLQVLGGWVVLAANWGLVNTFGVYQTYYQTEMLSSYSASSISWIGSLQACLLFLAGLAAGPLFDGGYFKATLTTGLFMIVFGMFMTSISKTYWQVLLAQGICIGIGMGLTFLPAAAIQAQYFLKRRAFAVGIAGTGSPVGGIIFPIIFSKLHPQVGFGWATRVIAFILLGLSVIPIVFMRPRLPPPPRVRSIVDNTAWKDISFMTFTVGAMLVFLVLYTAFFYIQLFDELNHLSSKNFAPYMVTLLNVGSVVGRLAPMYVGDKLGVLNMTILCTLASALLAFGWMGIDSLGGIAVFTILYGITSGAVVVGAPVVIMKLSPDMARMGTRLGMAFTFSAVTVLVGTPIAGAILGDFSRTRWLATIGYSAGGLVLGGVIMMGTWVSVFKQRGTWKI; encoded by the coding sequence ATGGACGAAGAAAGTAACTCGGCCACTGCTTCAACCGTAGGCCGCAACCCACACTCAGACTCagaacaaaaagaagtaGAAACTCAACCACAGCCGAAACCCGTCGCAAATCCCAACGATGAATTTCCCGACGGCGGTCTccaagcttggcttcaaGTTCTGGGAGGATGGGTTGTCCTCGCTGCCAATTGGGGACTGGTCAACACATTCGGCGTATATCAGACGTACTACCAAACGGAAATGCTGTCATCGTACTCAGCTTCAAGTATCTCATGGATAGGATCTCTACAAGCCTGCCTCCTCTTTCTAGCAGGATTAGCGGCTGGTCCCTTATTCGACGGAGGCTACTTCAAAGCAACCCTGACGACCGGCTTATTCATGATCGTCTTTGGCATGTTCATGACATCCATCAGCAAGACGTACTGGCAAGTCCTGTTGGCGCAGGGAATCTGCATCGGAATAGGCATGGGGTTGACATTCCTACCAGCCGCGGCTATCCAGGCGCAGTATTTCCTCAAGCGTCGAGCTTTTGCAGTTGGTATTGCTGGAACGGGCTCTCCAGTCGGCGGGATCATCTTTCCCATTATTTTCAGCAAACTTCACCCACAGGTAGGCTTCGGATGGGCAACCCGCGTCATCGCCTTCATCCTGCTAGGTCTCTCTGTTATACCCATCGTCTTTATGCGCCCTCGACTTCCTCCCCCGCCGCGCGTTCGATCCATCGTCGATAACACCGCGTGGAAGGATATTTCGTTCATGACTTTCACCGTCGGAGCGATGTTggtcttcctcgtcttgtaCACCGCATTCTTCTACATCCAGCTATTCGACGAGTTGAATCACCTATCGAGCAAGAACTTTGCCCCGTACATGGTAACGTTGCTAAACGTTGGTAGCGTGGTTGGTCGTCTGGCGCCCATGTATGTCGGTGACAAGCTTGGGGTTCTGAACATGACCATCTTGTGTACACTTGCTTCAGCCCTCTTGGCatttggatggatgggtaTTGATAGTCTTGGTGGCATAGCTGTTTTTACGATTCTGTATGGAATTACCTCTGGTGCCGTGGTGGTGGGTGCTCCGGTGGTGATTATGAAGTTGTCGCCGGATATGGCGCGCATGGGCACCCGTCTTGGAATGGCGTTTACGTTTTCTGCTGTGACGGTTCTGGTGGGAACGCCGATTGCTGGAGCTATTCTGGGAGACTTTTCGAGGACGCGGTGGTTGGCGACTATTGGGTATTCCGCTGGTGGTTTGGTCTTGGGGGGTGTGATCATGATGGGGACTTGGGTTTCTGTGTTTAAACAAAGGGGGACTTGGAAGATTTAG
- a CDS encoding cytochrome P450 monooxygenase (similar to Metarhizium acridum CQMa 102 XP_007808282.1), which translates to MTLAAGVLDLNILHLNIICSGTILVALILYIGYCRLRPRPLPGIPYNEDAAKRVSGDLKPMRAARYRRQWIWSQPKEHGAVISQVFLFPFRKPTVIVSDFREVIDICTRRVREFDRGTRNRECVGITAPNFHFNLESRDPAFKRHRELLRDLMTPSFLEQVAWPRAYENSSSLINLWSIKKCKAQEKPFSANHDLYLLTLDTICGVAFGIDLHMSAIGQEIRHMDNFASLYSWAPDKSAEFPTAATDDYVESLLDIPEMVAIAQKSPFPTLSQRLALLNPKHARAHWNRRALVRRQTQQAVARMTALGDKYIPKSALDHLLHREMTTSSKSGRAPDFFSPVIRDELLGFLLGGHDSTATVLSWWTKHMQHYQEVQSRLRQALRKAYHKAVEEQRWPTAAEISSISVPYLDAVVEESLRVASVATLISRTATTDTQILGHPIPKGTSILLSLTGPSLTQPAVPVPEFQRTESCQQAKDRIPSWEDDIGEYRPERWLKFQSSENEEDAEVFDPRAGPNLAFSTGPRQCFGKKLAILQLKTTMVLLLWNFEFQQVDPSLSGWDITERLINLPTHCYVKLRSIEC; encoded by the exons ATGACTTTGGCGGCCGGTGTTCTGGATCTGAATATTCTCCATCTCAACATTATCTGCTCGGGAACCATTCTCGTGGCCCTCATTCTATACATTGGCTATTGCAGACTCCGCCCACGACCTCTTCCAGGCATTCCCTATAATGAGGATGCAGCAAAACGAGTCTCTGGGGACTTGAAACCCATGCGAGCGGCCAGATATCGCCGTCAATGGATATGGAGTCAGCCCAAAGAGCACGGGGCTGTCATATCTCAGGTGTTCTTGTTTCCATTTCGGAAGCCCACAGTTATTGTATCCGACTTTCGAGAGGTAATAGACATTTGCACCCGCCGCGTCAGGGAGTTTGATCGAGGCACCCGTAACAGAGAATGTGTCGGTATAACTGCGCCAAATTTTCACTTCAACTTGGAATCCAGAGATCCGGCGTTCAAACGCCACAGAGAACTCCTTCGGGATTTAATGACTCCCTCGTTTCTTGAACAG GTTGCCTGGCCGCGAGCATATGAGAATTCTAGCAGTCTCATAAATCTCTGGAGTATTAAGAAGTGCAAGGCGCAGGAAAAGCCATTTTCCGCGAATCATGACTTGTATCTATTGACTCTGGACACGATATGCGGCGTCGCCTTTGGAATCGACCTGCATATGTCTGCAATTGGGCAAGAAATCCGACACATGGACAACTTTGCTTCTTTGTACTCATGGGCTCCCGACAAATCAGCGGAGTTTCCGACCGCAGCTACCGATGACTATGTAGAATCGTTGCTGGACATTCCCGAGATGGTGGCCATTGCGCAAAAGAGCCCGTTCCCTACATTATCTCAACGGCTGGCATTGTTGAATCCAAAGCACGCCAGGGCTCATTGGAATAGACGAGCCCTCGTTCGAAGACAGACTCAGCAAGCCGTGGCCAGAATGACAGCGCTGGGCGACAAGTATATACCCAAAAGCGCCCTAGATCATTTACTCCATAGAGAAATGaccacatcttcaaagaGTGGGAGAGCACCGGATTTCTTTTCCCCTGTCATTCGTGACGAA CTTCTCGGATTTCTATTAGGGGGGCATGACAGCACAGCTACGGTCCTGTCTTGGTGGACGAAGCACATGCAACATTACCAAGAGGTGCAGTCACGACTGAGGCAAGCTCTGCGAAAGGCTTATCACAAGGCGGTGGAAGAGCAAAGGTGGCCAACTGCAGCCGAGATATCGTCCATCTCGGTACCATATCTTGATGCCGTTGTGGAAGAGTCACTGCGGGTCGCATCTGTCGCCACACTTATCAGTCGAACTGCCACAACTGATACTCAAATTCTTGGTCACCCGATCCCAAAGGGCACAAGTATTCTTCTGTCCTTGACTGGACCTTCCTTGACACAACCTGCTGTCCCAGTTCCAGAGTTCCAGAGAACCGAGTCTTGTCAGCAAGCCAAAGACCGTATCCCGTCATGGGAAGATGACATTGGGGAGTACAGACCAGAGCGGTGGCTCAAATTTCAAAGCAGCgagaatgaagaagacgccgAAGTGTTTGATCCCCGTGCCGGGCCGAATTTGGCGTTTTCGACCGGGCCCCGACAGTGCTTTGGCAAGAAGTTAGCCATATTGCAACTAAAAACAACtatggtgttgttgctgtggAACTTTGAGTTTCAACAGGTAGACCCATCTCTGAGCGGGTGGGATATAACCGAGAggctcatcaacttgccGACGCATTGCTACGTAAAGTTGAGGAGCATTGAGTGTTGA
- a CDS encoding Mpv17/PMP22 family protein (similar to Metarhizium acridum CQMa 102 XP_007808281.1): protein MLAPQFRTAAVRLPFRTFTLRQIHARPKSTSTNAKTSPESTPAKAPIAAASPSTSLPPIWQRLGPLTTAANAYSRSQRKRPYTTQVVGALVIYLFADLSAQRIGGREYDPKRTGRTLLIGLAAAIPYYHWFLFLSTNFNYASKALSIATKVGINQLFFTPTFNTYFFGAQALLSGETIEATVQRVWDTVPTSWLNSFKVWPATVAFCMAFLPFEFRSIFSGFVAVGWQTYLSYLNRQAELLEEARKMVKGSAGVESVVVAAVGNQGVATAV, encoded by the exons ATGCTGGCACCGCAATTCCGCACAGCAGCAGTCCGTCTGCCTTTCCGCACATTCACCCTACGGCAAATACACGccagaccaaagtcaacgTCAACAAATGCCAAGACATCCCCAGAATCAACCCCGGCAAAGGCTCCAATTGCGGCCGCAAGCCCATCCACATCTCTACCGCCCATCTGGCAGCGTCTAGGCCCCTTGACCACCGCTGCCAACGCATACAGTCGGTCCCAGCGTAAGAGACCGTACACGACGCAAGTTGTCGGCGCACTGGTCATCTACCTGTTTGCCGATTTGAGCGCTCAACGAATCGGAGGGAGGGAATATGACCCCAAGAGGACGGGGAGGACGCTTCTCATAGGACTAGCTGCGGCTATTCCTTATTATCACTG GTTTCTTTTCCTgtcaaccaacttcaactATGCGTCCAAGGCTCTATCAATAGCTACCAAAGTCGGAATTAACCAGCTTTTCTTCACACCCACCTTCAACACGTACTTTTTCGGTGCCCAGGCTCTCTTGTCTGGAGAGACGATTGAGGCTACTGTCCAGCGAGTCTGGGATACTGTCCCGACTAGTTGGCTGAACTCGTTCAAGGTGTGGCCTGCAACTGTGGCTTTCTGCATGGCCTTCTTGCCGTTTGAGTTTAGGAGTATTTTCTCTGGGTTTGTCGCCGTTGGGTGGCAGACTTATTTGAGTTACTTGAATAGACAAGCTGAACTGTTGGAagaggcgaggaagatggtCAAGGGGTCTGCTGGGGTAGAAAGTGTGGTCGTCGCGGCTGTTGGAAACCAAGGCGTTGCGACTGCAGTATAG